The following nucleotide sequence is from Bacteroidota bacterium.
TGTTCAAAAAAATACCTCATACTTATGCAATCGTTTTTTACATTGTTGTAATTTCTGCAGTTTTGACTTGGGTAATCCCAGGAGGTGAATATGTTAAGAAAACAGTTAATGAAAACGGAATAGAAAAAACAGAAGTAATTTTTCAACGAACCGATAGCAATCCTCAAACTTGGCAAATCTTCGGTGCTTTGTTCAAAGGGTTTGAAAGACAATCAGGTATAATCGTTTTTATACTAATGATAGGTGGTGCATTCTGGATTATGAACAATAGCAAAGCTCTTGATGTTGGAATTTTTTCTTTTATCAAATTCACCAAGAAGCTTGAAAAAATAAAAATATTAAAAAAAATAGGTGTGCATAATATTGTTATCACACTAATAATGTTGATGTTCTCTTTGTTCGGGGCTGTTTTTGGAATGAGTGAAGAAACAATTGCTTTTATCATAATTCTTGTGCCACTTGCAATTTCTATGGGTTATGATTCTATCGTTGGAGTGTGTATGGTTTTTGTAGCGGCAGGATTAGGATTTGCAGGAGCTATTTTAAATCCGTTTACAATTGGTATTGCTCAGGGAATTGCCGAATTACCTCTTTTTTCCGGCTTCGAGTACAGAGTATTTTGCTGGGTGGTAATTAGTGTTATAGGAATAGCTTATGTTCTTCGCTATGCTGCCAAAGTTAAAAAAAATCCTAAAATATCAGTAGTTTACGAAGAAGATGAATACTGGCGAAAACGTGGTAATTCAGATATGGAATCTATAAAATATTTTACTCCCAAAATCGCTTGGGGAGTGTATGGATTTTTATTGATTTCACTAATAATATTTTCATTTTTATATTCTATGACAACAATGAAAATCGGGGATCCTTCTTCGGGTTCAGGAACAGCTTTTACCATTCCCATAATTCCAATTATCACAGGGCTTTTTGCTTTAACAGGAATTATTACTCTAAGAAAATCAGCTCATTTT
It contains:
- a CDS encoding AbgT family transporter: MFKKIPHTYAIVFYIVVISAVLTWVIPGGEYVKKTVNENGIEKTEVIFQRTDSNPQTWQIFGALFKGFERQSGIIVFILMIGGAFWIMNNSKALDVGIFSFIKFTKKLEKIKILKKIGVHNIVITLIMLMFSLFGAVFGMSEETIAFIIILVPLAISMGYDSIVGVCMVFVAAGLGFAGAILNPFTIGIAQGIAELPLFSGFEYRVFCWVVISVIGIAYVLRYAAKVKKNPKISVVYEEDEYWRKRGNSDMESIKYFTPKIAWGVYGFLLISLIIFSFLYSMTTMKIGDPSSGSGTAFTIPIIPIITGLFALTGIITLRKSAHFFVLSLLLYTIVFLIVGVMGYEWYIMKIATLFFAMGIFSGIAMKNDGNEIVKLFLDGVKDIMSAALIVGLAGGIIIILEDGKVIDTILYVLSKSMNNLGDIASVSIMYLIQTLINVVIPSGSAKAALTMPIMAPFSDLIGISRQSTVMAFQFGDGFTNMITPTSGVLLGVLSVAKIPYQKWLKWITPFMIILMILGLLLLIPTVIIPLSGF